In the Loxodonta africana isolate mLoxAfr1 chromosome 1, mLoxAfr1.hap2, whole genome shotgun sequence genome, one interval contains:
- the TAP2 gene encoding antigen peptide transporter 2, translating into MPRLDLRPWVCLLLLDSAFLWVLQGTLGALLPGGLPGLWLEGALRLGGLWGLLKQGGLLGFGGTLLPLLCLVIPLFLSLRALVPGALRAPPVRVASAPWSWLLASYGAVALSWALWAVLSPQGAPASAQERKQGQENKALMWRLLKLSRPDLPFLAAAFFFLVMAVWGETLIPYYSGRVIDILGGDFDPEAFTSAIFFMCLFSFGSSLSAGCRGGSFLFTMSRINLRIRELLFSSLLRQDLGFFQEIKTGELNSRLNSDTTLMSRWLPFNANVLLRSLVKVVGLYSFMLSLSPRLTLLSLLNVPLSLAVDKVYNSRHQAVLQEIQDAVAGAGQIVREAVGGLQTVRSFGAEECEVSRYREALERCRQLWWRRDLERALYLVFRRLLQLAVQVLMLSCGLQQILAGDLTQGGLLSFLLYQEDVGHHVFRLVYMWGDMLSNVGAAKKVFCYLDRKPNLPPLGTLAPSTLKGHVEFRDVSFAYPNRPDQPVLKGLTFTLSPGEETALVGPNGSGKSTVAALLQNLYQPTGGQLLLDGKPILEYEHCYLHRKVVLVGQEPVLFSGSVRDNIAYGLENCKDEEVMAAAKDAHADKFIAEMEHGMHTDVGEKGSQLAAGQKQCLAIARALVRDPQVLILDEATSALDAECEKALQDWRARRGRTVLKIAHRLKTVQNADRILVLKQGQLVDEAELMKQQDAYARLVQRQLET; encoded by the exons ATGCCGCGCCTTGACCTGAGACCCTGGGTCTGCCTGCTGCTGCTGGACTCAGCCTTTCTCTGGGTGCTCCAGGGGACTCTGGGGGCTCTGCTTCCTGGAGGGCTTCCAGGCCTATGGCTGGAGGGGGCCCTGCGACTTGGAGGGCTGTGGGGGCTGTTAAAGCAGGGAGGACTGCTGGGATTTGGGGGGACACTCCTGCCCCTGCTCTGCCTGGTGATACCCTTGTTTCTCTCGCTGAGGGCCCTGGTCCCAGGGGCCTTGCGTGCACCCCCAGTCAGAGTGGCTTCAGCCCCTTGGAGCTGGCTGCTGGCTAGCTATGGGGCTGTAGCGCTAAGCTGGGCATTGTGGGCGGTGCTGAGTCCTCAGGGAGCCCCTGCCTCTGCCCAGGAGAGGAAGCAGGGCCAGGAGAACAAAGCCTTGATGTGGAGGCTGCTGAAGCTCTCCAGGCCAGACCTACCCTTCCTCGCGGCGGCCTTCTTCTTCCTTGTTATGGCCGTTTGGG GTGAGACATTAATTCCTTACTATTCTGGCCGTGTGATTGACATCCTGGGAGGTGACTTTGACCCCGAAGCCTTTACCAGTGCCATCTTCTTCATGTGCCTCTTCTCCTTTGGGAG CTCACTGTCTGCAGGCTGCCGAGGCGGCTCCTTCCTCTTCACCATGTCCAGAATCAACTTGCGGATCCGGGAGCTGCTCTTCTCCTCCCTGCTGCGCCAGGACCTTGGCTTCTTCCAGGAGATTAAGACAG gggagctgaactcacgGCTGAACTCGGATACTACCTTGATGAGCCGCTGGCTTCCTTTTAATGCCAATGTACTCTTGCGAAGCCTGGTGAAAGTGGTGGGACTGTATAGCTTCATGCTCAGCCTGTCACCTCGACTCACCCTCCTCTCTCTGCTCAATGTGCCCCTCTCATTAGCCGTTGATAAGGTGTACAATTCACGCCATCAG GCGGTACTCCAGGAGATCCAGGATGCTGTGGCAGGGGCAGGGCAGATAGTGCGGGAAGCAGTTGGAGGGTTGCAGACTGTCCGGAGTTTTGGGGCAGAGGAGTGTGAGGTCTCTCGCTATAGGGAGGCCCTTGAACGTTGCCGGCAGCTGTGGTGGCGGCGAGACCTGGAACGAGCTCTATACCTGGTCTTCCGGAGG CTGCTGCAGTTGGCAGTGCAGGTGCTGATGCTGAGCTGTGGCCTGCAGCAGATACTGGCCGGGGATCTCACGCAGGGCGGGCTGCTCTCCTTTCTGCTCTACCAGGAGGATGTGGGACATCACGTGTTT AGACTGGTATACATGTGGGGAGATATGCTGAGCAACGTGGGAGCTGCCAAGAAGGTTTTTTGCTACTTGGATCGAAAGCCGAACCTGCCCCCACTGGGGACATTGGCCCCTTCCACTCTGAAGGGGCATGTGGAATTCAGAGATGTCTCCTTTGCGTATCCCAATCGCCCTGACCAGCCTGTGCTCAAG GGGCTGACGTTCACCCTTAGTCCTGGTGAGGAGACCGCGCTGGTAGGGCCCAATGGGTCTGGGAAGAGCACAGTGGCTGCCCTGCTGCAGAATCTGTACCAGCCCACAGGTGGTCAGCTGCTGCTGGATGGGAAGCCCATCTTGGAATATGAGCACTGCTACCTGCACAGAAag GTGGTTTTGGTTGGGCAGGAGCCTGTGCTTTTCTCAGGCTCTGTGAGGGACAACATTGCTTACGGGCTGGAGAACTGCAAGGATGAGGAGGTTATGGCCGCTGCCAAGGACGCGCATGCAGATAAATTCATCGCGGAAATGGAGCATGGGATGCATACAG ATGTAGGAGAGAAAGGGAGCCAGTTGGCTGCAGGGCAGAAACAGTGCCTGGCCATTGCCCGGGCCCTTGTACGGGACCCACAGGTCCTCATCCTGGATGAGGCCACCAGTGCCCTGGATGCTGAGTGTGAGAAGGCG CTGCAGGACTGGAGAGCCCGTAGGGGTCGAACGGTGTTGAAGATTGCTCACAGGCTGAAGACAGTTCAAAATGCTGACCGGATCCTAGTGCTCAagcaggggcagctggtggatgaGGCCGAGCTCATGAAGCAGCAGGACGCCTATGCCCGTCTGGTGCAGCGGCAGCTGGAGACCTGA
- the PSMB8 gene encoding proteasome subunit beta type-8, which translates to MALQEVCGATRGQCEDWALPGTGSRHRSDPGHYSFSLRSPELALPRGMQPTEFFWSLSGDRERNVCIEMNHGTTTLAFKFQHGVIVAVDSRASAGTYIANLQTKKVIEINPYLLGTMSGSAADCQYWERLLAKECRLYYLRNGERISVSAASKLLSNMMCQYRGMGLSMGSMICGWDKKGPGLYYVDDSGTRLSGSMFSTGSGNTYAYGVMDSGYRPNLSPEEAYDLARRAIAHATHRDSYSGGVVNMYHMKEDGWVKVESTDVSDLLHQYRETNQ; encoded by the exons GCTCCAGGAGGTGTGCGGAGCCACCCGAGGGCAGTGCGAAGACTGGGCTCTTCCCGGCACGGGAAGCAGACACCGCTCGGACCCGGGACACTACAGTTTCTCTCTGAGATCTCCGGAGCTCGCCCTTCCCCGGGGAATGCAG CCAACTGAATTCTTCTGGTCCCTGAGTGGGGACAGAGAAAGGAACGTTTGCATTGAGATGAACCATGGCACCACCACACTAGCCTTCAAGTTCCAGCATGGAGTGATTGTGGCAGTGGATTCCCGAGCCTCCGCTGGAACTTACATTG CCAACTTACAGACTAAAAAGGTGATTGAGATTAACCCTTACCTGCTTGGCACCATGTCTGGCTCTGCAGCTGACTGTCAGTACTGGGAGCGTCTGCTGGCCAAGGAGTGCAG GTTGTACTACCTGCGGAATGGGGAGCGCATCTCAGTGTCAGCAGCCTCCAAACTGCTCTCCAACATGATGTGCCAGTACCGGGGCATGGGCCTCTCCATGGGCAGCATGATCTGTGGCTGGGACAAGAAG GGTCCTGGACTCTACTATGTGGATGATAGTGGGACTCGGCTCTCAGGAAGTATGTTCTCCACTGGTAGTGGGAACACTTATGCCTACGGGGTCATGGACAGTGGCTACCGGCCTAATCTTAGCCCTGAAGAGGCCTATGACCTTGCCCGCAGGGCTATTGCTCATGCTACCCACCGAGACAGCTATTCAGGAGGAGTTGTCAATA TGTACCACATGAAGGAAGATGGTTGGGTAAAAGTGGAAAGTACAGATGTCAGTGACCTGCTGCACCAGTATCGGGAGACCAATCAGTAa